The Rissa tridactyla isolate bRisTri1 chromosome 1, bRisTri1.patW.cur.20221130, whole genome shotgun sequence DNA segment AGACCAAGGACTTGTCACACTGGAGAGTGAACCACCAAAAGTAAGGGAATGTcacgctttttaaaaaaacctactatAAACACCATGAAAAGGGTAGGTTCTTTCATCATTTGTGGTCTCCAGGTAAAGAAGGGTTTGCGATCATTATTTTGGACTTACGCAGATTCAACCTCAATCCTGCTTTAAGTCTAAGCCTAAGCTTTTTATTGGATCTAGCTCCTAATGCttactgaattaatttctttatctCAATGAACATTTAGCTCCTATATACCTTGATGCACCCTTCCATGTCGCTCCTTAATGCCTCTATCCCATCACTATAACTCATTCACAATTGCTGTCAAAAGTTGTCAAGGCATCCAGCCATCAGCATGCACATCAGCAATAGATCACCCACACACTTGCTGCCCCACTGAATGCACCACTCCCACAATGCTCCAAAGCTTTGCCCCCCTGGAGAACAGGAACGCCAAGGTGCCTCTTGTAGCAGAGTCTCCTAACACCCTGAAACATGTGCATAAGTTTTAAATAGactttaaaagatttatttcagaGCTAGTATTGTTAGTATTAACAACTAAATAACTTCACTATTCTGTAGCTTCAGCCATATATTCAACCAACCCTTTCACAGTTAATGTAGTATTTCACAGTGGCAGTGAGGAGAGAGAAACAAACACAGCTTAAAAACAACTCTCTCTCCTTCTTAAATTTTAGGGCTCCAGTAACATTATGTAGCCTTGGTGCTTCTTTTAACATACTATCTATGACggcattgagagcagccctgaggagaaggacttggggagtgttggttgatgatGAGCTCAACGTGAGCAGACAATGcgtgcttgcagtccagaaagccaactgtatcctgagctgcatctaAAGAAGCGTGTGCAGCacgtcgagggaggtgattctccccctctactctgctctcttaAGACCCCATttggagtactgcgttcagctctgggacctccaacataagaaggacatggacctgttggagatggtccagaggagggtcacgaagatgatcagagggctggagcatctcttttatgaggacagactgagagagttggggttgttctgcctgaataagagaaggctctgtggagaccttatagcagccttccagtacctaaagggggcctacaagaaagctggggagggactttttacaagggcatgtcgTCATGTATGAGTAATGactttaagctgaaagagggtagatttagattagatatcaggaagaaattctttactgtcagggtggtgagtcactggtACAGGTTTcccaaggaagttgtggatgccccatccctggaagtgttcaaggccaggttggacggggcttggagcaacctggtctagtgggaggtgtccctgcccatggcaggggcgtgggaactagatgatcttaaaggtcccttccaacccaaaccattctatgattttatgatttgtGATCAAAATCCAGAAAATGGCTGAAGTGCAACATAATCTGTCCATCCTTTTCTTTCTGGTCAAACTTTGGGCATGACCCTATGTGGGAGACCCACAGTGTTGGAGCAGCAGAGCCGCCAGTGTGCGTGCCCCGCGGGACTCCTGCTTCGCAGGATCAAGCTGGGCTCTCCTTAGGGCAGATAGCCAGCTTTCCTGCCTCACCCaaaccacacaaagcagcctCACTGAATGCCAGGGCTATGCCCTGTGTTTTCTCTTGGTGTGTGATTAGCTCTAGGCAACAAGccacagaaaaaagaataaacctAATTCAGACATGCTCAACACAGTCATAGCACTCCtttgtaaaatttatttaatgttttgtaGATATGCTCAAGCAACACTGATGAAAAAATATCATTTGAAGGCTTTGTCTGGAATAACACTTAGTTCAGTGAAATAGTCATGTTACACATTTCTCATTTACAAAATTCAAAAACATTCGTGCAGGTGAGTACATGGTAAGAGGCCTGTGGCTGTGGCCTTCAGTCTCTTCAGGGTGGAAATAGCACATTTATTCTGCTATGCAGTTACATCCCAAAAGTTACATGATGTTACTGAAGTTAAAGCCCTACATTTTTCAAACAGGGGTACCACTGGAGCTCTAAAtcaaagcaatgaaataaaaatttggaaaaaaatattaacttatcAACAGATGCCATATTTCTCAGAGCATTGGCTAATTACACTAGTAGATTATCAACTGTAATGTCAGTACCCAAGTACTGAGTTAGTTTTTATATCGTTCCTTGTGTTGTTACATACTATGCAAAACCTTAGAAAAAACTCCCAGAAAAATATGACGCTTTCCTGCAGAAGAAATTAATGCAAGAAAACAGTGTGGTTTTAAGTATTAAAAAGATATGAAGCATTTCTTCTTCATATCCTGCTAAGGAGCAACAGCTGTACTTCATTTTAACTTGACGTGCTTCAGAACTTATATTCATACAGGTATTTAATGATCCAAATATAATGGTCCTATACAGTATAATTACTTATATGAAGGCTTAACTTCATatgtaatcttttaaaaaagatgctTCGTTGGAAAACTTGCTTTGGTTCTAACGATGAATAAGCTCTTTAACAGTGAAAATGCTTTGGAGGGGTTGGAGACAATTGACCGTGGATCTTGAGCACAGTTGACAATCAATGTTATTCCTTCTTGACAGACTCCTTGTTTCTCCCTCCTTCGCAGTATAGCCAATACAAGGAGAACAGGTAGAGTGCAAGACAAACCATCAAATCATAGTGGTAGAGTGTTgcagcaaataaaagaaagaagaagaaataaaagattttgcaAGCAATATGTTTTAAACCTGGAGACTCACTGGGTAACTTAGGTGCACCACTCTTCTGGTTAGAAAGATCTGCAGAATCAGAAATGTGCTGGCTTTCCTTCCGTGAGTCATCAAGCCAGTTTAGCGTTTTCCCCTCAGTTATTAAATGGTCAGATTGAGAGCCTGTCCCTCCAATTTCTTCAGTGGGCTTACTAATTAAAACCTCTGGCCTCAATGGCTTTTCTTGTTTGAACTCTGCTTGATGGAAACATTGACCTatattccttcctcttccttctcgaGAAATCACTATATCTGAAGTGGaaggtacttcttttttttcagcttcaggaGAGAGGTTTTTGTTAATACATGTCATTTCATTCCGTAGACTTAAATCATACCCTGACTCAGCAGCAACCTTGTTAACGACTTTGAATTCAAAGTGTCTATACAGATGTTCCATATCTCCTGCCAGAGTGGACCCTTCAGAAGATGCCACTGAAGAGCTTTTATAATGGTAACTGGGCAGAGCATTTGTACCAGAAGGTGGCATTTTTGTTTCAGCTTTAGCACATAAATAGGAAAGCACACCAACATGGCTTTCTTCCCTACAGAGCTCTTTTGCCTCCTCACTGTATAGATGCTTCTGGGAGCTCGAGGGACATCTAGATACTTCTGAATATAAACCCTGCAGCaaatcttctttctttcctgtagcAGAAGCCTTTACTGCTTCTCCTACAGGTAGAATATTGCCAATGTCTGGTTGTGCTTTGGCACGTTTTTCCCTGCTATTGCATACAGACGCCGTTTCTCCTTGCAGTGTTTCATGTACGCGTGCATTATAAATATCTAAAACTGATTCCTTTTCAAATTCAGTGTCATATAATACACCCACTGTGTTGAGTTGACAAAGAGCATAATGTGAACCATCATTTCTCCCTTCATGTGTATCAAAcgctgtttccttttcctctgtggGCCTGTCACTTAGTGCAGTCTCTTGAGGTAGCTTAGCAATTACTGCTTTTTCACTGGCAGACATTTTTTCTGGAGCACTTTCTGATGTTGTTTTAATTATATAAGCTGTACCTGCCGCTGCTTCCTCTGTAAGACCCTGCTCGCAGACAGAAGGCTTTTCACAACTCTCTGTCTCCTGGCAGGTAAACAACTCCTCTGAGGAAGCCGCGCTCCGAGGCCCTGCCTTCCCCCTCGCTCCCCACCGAACCTCGCTCCCCGTTTCTTGCCACCTCTGCTCCCCGGGGTTTGCTTCGCTTTCCTCTCCTATCAGCCTCCCTTTGTTTGTGTTGTCTGACTTTCCTCTGTCTTTTAACCTCGTGAATCCCCTGTGTTCCCGAGCGCCTTCAGCTCTCCTTTCATCCCCCGGAGAGGATGCCGGGGGATCTGCCTGTGCGGGCCTGGGTGCCTGTTTGTTGTCTTCGGCTGGCAGAGCCGTTGTGTTCAAGGCCTTGGCGGCCTGTTTTCTGTGTGACTTGAAAGGCTTGGGTGCCTCCTCCTCGCCGATTAGTGCGAGGTCTGCTACTTCGAtgactttcttctccttccccgcATCAGTGTTATAGTTCTTCCCTGACATTTCGCCAACTCCTTTTCTTTGCGTATATTGGCTTTTTGCGGAATCTATTGAGACATCAGCATGTGCAAAAGTGTCGGCATATAAATCTCCTCTTAAATGTACCCGAACTTTGCTTTCAATCATCTtgattttcccttcatttttgtcAGCGTCTGACAACAGTGAATCCAGAGTTTGGTGAGACATTTGCGGCGGCTGATGCTCCGGAGCTGGATTAGCATTGCCATCCAGCGTCCCTGCTATGCATGCATTTAATTGCATGGATTCATCATGCTCTGGAGAAATGGTTTCTGGTCTCGTTTCACAAGCCCCTTTCGAGGTATCAGCAGCATCCTCACTGATGAATAACCTCTCCATCATCTTACTTCCTGAGGCACTATCTGTTTCACCTTTTGAAATATCTGTATGGCTCTCTCCTTGTCGGCTTGAGACAGTAGCCATAATATCGATAGCCTCATTCTGCTTTGTCCCAGGAAAATATGTTGCCGATAAAAGGTTTTCACTGGTACCAGTACGTTCCAAAGACCTCTCACCGCTGTTTACCGAGCCAGCAGCGACTTCCTTCCCTGATGGCTGACTATTATAATCTCTTAGTGAATACTTAACTTTATCCTTTAATTCTCCTCCTATCTCTTGTGAAGTGTTTTCAGATGAGGAACTGATAGGCGCAGGGTGCCTTAGCAAGTCACTGCTTCTTTCTGTACAGGTTAGCTTTTTCTCCAATCTTTCCGTTTTACTTGGAAAATTAACTGGTTCTCTTGTGTGTAAATTCCTTTCATCTCTGGAAGAGGTACCTCTAGCTCCTGTGAAGTGCTGATTTAGCTGAAACAATAGAATAGAAAAGAATGATCAAAAAACGCTTTGCAAAAATATGCCAAATGAAGGAGGCAGGATTTCGTTatggaaagttttgttttcagtaacaAAGCTTTTATGGAAACATATTCCAAACCATTTGTAAAATTTGcattgtatgtattttttaacatAGGTAATGAGCTTTATGGTGGTGCTGAAAGAAGCAGGAAATAAAATAGCATTCAGAACCCTCTCTCTTTATTCATGAGTTCAGTAAGCTGCTAGT contains these protein-coding regions:
- the PPP1R3A gene encoding protein phosphatase 1 regulatory subunit 3A, producing MESFERPSRVSRANLLEVPTVNDFSSEDEDVKPDTEHRFSPLPRRRNSASSEEEEAETPPTITRKVSFADAFGFDLVSVKEFDTWEVPNTGQSNDTEDEVFPQEEYFFSQLFTLPASQEEVLQKVREQKVLLESIVFLPGITCMNGIIRVLNLSFEKLVYVRMTLNNWLSYYDILAEFMPNSCGSETDQFCFKISLVPPYQKDGAKVEFCIRYETSVGTFWANNDDKNYTLICHKKETVPKADNKPHKEVADRHLKGCLKTTQSSKEEILATSDDDTWNNSRTSDTNIPEIVYSQAEDKDTTPANENIKDKNAEYNQGAHEDDEKELELLLNQHFTGARGTSSRDERNLHTREPVNFPSKTERLEKKLTCTERSSDLLRHPAPISSSSENTSQEIGGELKDKVKYSLRDYNSQPSGKEVAAGSVNSGERSLERTGTSENLLSATYFPGTKQNEAIDIMATVSSRQGESHTDISKGETDSASGSKMMERLFISEDAADTSKGACETRPETISPEHDESMQLNACIAGTLDGNANPAPEHQPPQMSHQTLDSLLSDADKNEGKIKMIESKVRVHLRGDLYADTFAHADVSIDSAKSQYTQRKGVGEMSGKNYNTDAGKEKKVIEVADLALIGEEEAPKPFKSHRKQAAKALNTTALPAEDNKQAPRPAQADPPASSPGDERRAEGAREHRGFTRLKDRGKSDNTNKGRLIGEESEANPGEQRWQETGSEVRWGARGKAGPRSAASSEELFTCQETESCEKPSVCEQGLTEEAAAGTAYIIKTTSESAPEKMSASEKAVIAKLPQETALSDRPTEEKETAFDTHEGRNDGSHYALCQLNTVGVLYDTEFEKESVLDIYNARVHETLQGETASVCNSREKRAKAQPDIGNILPVGEAVKASATGKKEDLLQGLYSEVSRCPSSSQKHLYSEEAKELCREESHVGVLSYLCAKAETKMPPSGTNALPSYHYKSSSVASSEGSTLAGDMEHLYRHFEFKVVNKVAAESGYDLSLRNEMTCINKNLSPEAEKKEVPSTSDIVISREGRGRNIGQCFHQAEFKQEKPLRPEVLISKPTEEIGGTGSQSDHLITEGKTLNWLDDSRKESQHISDSADLSNQKSGAPKLPSESPGLKHIACKIFYFFFFLLFAATLYHYDLMVCLALYLFSLYWLYCEGGRNKESVKKE